Proteins co-encoded in one Desulfofundulus luciae genomic window:
- the ribD gene encoding bifunctional diaminohydroxyphosphoribosylaminopyrimidine deaminase/5-amino-6-(5-phosphoribosylamino)uracil reductase RibD — protein sequence MQMALDLARLALGRTSPNPMVGAVLVKDGQVIGRGYHARAGTPHAEIRALNEAGEQAAGATLYVTLEPCCHRGRTGPCTEAILAAGVKRVVAAMTDPNPLVAGRGLERLRQAGVEVTVGVMEEEAQRLNEVFVKYITTRSPFVVLKAAMSLDGKIATRTGESRWITGPRARLAVHRLRDRYDAILVGVNTVLKDNPSLTTRIPGEDGKDPVRVVVDSLARTPPDARVITQQSPAPTIVAVTERAPKENLCRLEEAGAQVLVVPGPGPRVDLAVLMEELGRREITSVLVEGGGEIHASFLESRLVDKVIWFIAPLIIGGRQAPGPVGGDGPARLLEAVRLKDISFTRYGEDFCVEGYVDGGGEG from the coding sequence ATGCAAATGGCCTTGGATCTGGCCCGGCTGGCCCTGGGCAGAACCAGTCCCAATCCCATGGTGGGGGCGGTGCTGGTAAAAGACGGCCAGGTAATTGGCCGGGGCTATCATGCCCGGGCCGGTACCCCCCATGCAGAGATTCGCGCGTTAAATGAAGCCGGTGAGCAGGCTGCGGGAGCCACCCTTTATGTTACCCTGGAGCCGTGTTGCCACCGGGGACGCACGGGTCCCTGCACCGAGGCAATTCTGGCCGCCGGCGTCAAGCGGGTGGTAGCCGCCATGACCGATCCCAACCCCCTCGTTGCCGGACGGGGGTTGGAGCGGTTGCGCCAGGCCGGGGTTGAGGTGACCGTAGGAGTGATGGAGGAAGAGGCGCAAAGGTTAAATGAAGTTTTTGTAAAGTATATCACTACCCGTAGCCCCTTCGTGGTTTTAAAGGCGGCCATGAGCCTGGACGGTAAAATAGCCACCCGTACCGGGGAATCCCGCTGGATTACCGGACCCCGGGCCCGGCTGGCCGTACACCGCCTCCGGGATCGTTATGACGCCATCCTGGTTGGTGTAAATACAGTGCTGAAGGACAACCCTTCCCTGACTACCCGTATTCCGGGTGAGGATGGCAAGGACCCGGTGCGGGTCGTTGTAGACAGCCTGGCCCGTACTCCTCCAGACGCCCGGGTGATTACCCAGCAATCTCCGGCACCAACCATTGTCGCGGTGACGGAAAGGGCACCCAAAGAAAACCTTTGCCGGTTGGAGGAAGCCGGGGCGCAAGTACTGGTGGTACCCGGGCCTGGACCCCGGGTGGATCTCGCGGTTTTGATGGAGGAATTGGGTCGCCGGGAGATAACCAGCGTGCTTGTGGAGGGGGGCGGGGAAATTCATGCCTCTTTCCTGGAATCCCGGCTGGTAGATAAGGTAATCTGGTTTATTGCCCCCCTGATTATTGGCGGACGGCAGGCGCCCGGGCCTGTAGGCGGGGATGGGCCGGCCCGGCTCCTGGAAGCAGTGCGATTGAAGGATATTTCCTTTACCCGTTACGGGGAGGACTTCTGTGTGGAGGGGTACGTGGATGGCGGGGGTGAAGGTTAA
- a CDS encoding aspartyl-phosphate phosphatase Spo0E family protein, with product MDRKLRVQIEHLRRRLNGMNREDQDKLLALSRRLDRLIVQYQRQVFVALKERQGCPGLKK from the coding sequence TTGGATCGGAAGCTCAGGGTGCAAATTGAGCACCTGCGCCGGAGATTAAACGGCATGAACAGGGAGGATCAGGATAAGCTCCTGGCTTTAAGCCGGCGCCTGGACAGGTTGATAGTACAGTACCAGCGGCAGGTATTTGTGGCATTGAAGGAGAGACAGGGGTGCCCCGGGTTAAAAAAGTAA
- a CDS encoding nicotinate phosphoribosyltransferase, whose translation MQAPHTVQNLKEVADFRVLPEQRLFSADGHEILAGWTTDIYFIKTREILRAMGLAGTEVVAEVFAGKKGVLAGVPEVKNLLAGTEVEVWALPEGEWFGEKEVVLRIHGPYDRFGIYETAILGILASSSGWATAARQCKEAAGNKRVICFGARHVHPAVAPVMERAAVVGGADGASCILGAKLAGQEPVGTLPHAVMLIVGDTLEVALAYQRAMPAGTPVIVLVDTFKDEAEEAMRVAQALGKDLAAIRLDTPSERGGVTPALVREVRARLDQAGYNHVQILVSGGLTPERIQLLDRAGADAFGVGSYISGASPVDMTMDLKEVNGKPVAKRGRIPGITPNPRLQRIL comes from the coding sequence GTGCAGGCGCCACATACAGTCCAAAACTTAAAGGAAGTGGCTGATTTTCGTGTACTTCCCGAACAGCGTCTTTTTTCTGCCGACGGTCATGAAATCCTTGCCGGCTGGACCACCGACATTTACTTTATCAAAACCAGGGAAATCCTGCGGGCCATGGGGCTTGCAGGTACGGAAGTAGTGGCCGAAGTTTTTGCAGGCAAAAAGGGTGTGCTGGCCGGAGTGCCGGAGGTAAAAAATCTTTTGGCCGGAACGGAGGTTGAAGTCTGGGCCTTACCCGAGGGGGAATGGTTTGGGGAAAAGGAAGTTGTTCTGCGTATTCACGGCCCCTACGACCGGTTTGGTATTTATGAAACGGCCATACTAGGTATTCTGGCCAGTTCCAGCGGCTGGGCTACGGCAGCCAGGCAGTGTAAGGAAGCCGCGGGCAACAAGCGGGTGATTTGCTTTGGTGCCCGTCACGTTCACCCGGCGGTGGCGCCGGTTATGGAAAGGGCGGCGGTGGTGGGGGGAGCCGACGGTGCCAGTTGTATTTTAGGGGCCAAACTGGCCGGTCAGGAGCCCGTGGGCACCTTGCCCCACGCCGTCATGCTCATTGTGGGAGACACCCTGGAGGTAGCCCTGGCCTACCAGCGGGCCATGCCTGCAGGTACGCCGGTGATTGTGCTGGTGGATACCTTTAAGGATGAGGCCGAAGAAGCGATGCGGGTTGCCCAGGCCCTGGGGAAAGATCTGGCGGCCATCAGGCTGGATACCCCCAGCGAGCGGGGAGGGGTTACTCCCGCTCTGGTCCGGGAGGTGCGTGCCCGGTTGGATCAGGCGGGATACAACCATGTGCAGATTCTGGTCAGCGGCGGTTTAACCCCCGAGCGGATCCAGTTGCTGGACCGGGCGGGGGCGGATGCCTTCGGGGTGGGCAGCTACATATCCGGTGCTTCACCAGTAGACATGACCATGGATTTGAAAGAAGTGAACGGGAAGCCCGTTGCCAAGCGGGGGCGCATACCCGGTATTACCCCGAATCCCCGTTTGCAAAGGATCCTTTAA
- the recG gene encoding ATP-dependent DNA helicase RecG, with translation MAEVDFERYPVQYMKMVGPRRFALLKRLGIRTIKDLLYHFPREYQERTVRPSYACAHGEQVTLQGRVVGVSELNPRTGLWITRVKVQEPTGHFFAVWFNQRYIKKLFTAGSRVQVTGKIERRFGEIQLLVADYELLEGEDPVLQESIVPVYPLTEQLTQRFMRSLMRLALDEWTPRINDFLPPGVRQKFFLPELSSALRQIHFPATEKEAIRARKRFIFEELFLLQMVLALRRRQITRKLKPHRYHDHKNLVEGFLSSLPFTLTTAQQRTWEEIKADMDAPWPMNRLLQGDVGAGKTVVSTLALLRAVGSGLQGTLMVPTEILAEQHHLTLSRSLASLGIKVGLLSGSLRKKERERLLSGLASGEVPLVVGTHALIQEEVQFKSLALVVIDEQHRFGVRQRAILQYKGHCPDVLVMTATPIPRTLALTLYGDLEVSTISELPPGRRPVQTYALPSSRLPDVYGLVRREVEKGHQAYVVCPLVEESEKIDVRAAVELMEELSRGPLAGCRLGLLHGRLKPVEKEDVMEAFRTGRIQVLVTTTVVEVGVDVPNATVMVILDAERFGLAQLHQLRGRVGRGKAQSYCVLVSDSTTEEARFRLQAMTSTTDGFALAEKDLQLRGPGEFTGTRQSGLPEFKIADLVRDWRALQLARQEAVALIRKDPELKAPEHRSLARELRLRFGGKAGYLDIG, from the coding sequence ATGGCTGAAGTTGATTTTGAGCGGTATCCCGTACAATACATGAAAATGGTAGGCCCACGCCGTTTTGCCCTGCTGAAGAGATTGGGGATCAGGACGATAAAGGATTTGCTTTACCACTTTCCCCGGGAATACCAGGAGCGCACGGTAAGGCCGTCTTACGCCTGTGCCCATGGAGAACAGGTTACCCTGCAGGGAAGAGTTGTAGGGGTCAGCGAGCTTAACCCCAGAACCGGATTGTGGATCACCAGGGTGAAAGTGCAGGAACCAACGGGACACTTTTTTGCCGTCTGGTTTAACCAGCGCTACATAAAAAAACTGTTTACGGCCGGCAGCCGCGTACAGGTTACGGGGAAAATTGAACGCCGCTTTGGCGAAATCCAGTTGCTGGTTGCCGATTATGAATTGTTAGAGGGCGAGGATCCAGTCCTACAGGAGAGTATAGTACCTGTTTACCCCCTTACGGAACAATTAACCCAACGCTTCATGCGGTCCTTAATGCGTCTTGCCCTGGACGAGTGGACGCCCCGTATCAACGACTTCCTCCCCCCGGGAGTGCGGCAAAAGTTTTTCCTGCCCGAGCTTTCCAGCGCCCTGCGACAGATCCACTTTCCGGCCACCGAGAAGGAAGCCATCAGGGCGAGGAAACGCTTTATTTTTGAGGAGCTGTTTTTGCTCCAGATGGTCCTGGCCTTAAGGCGCAGGCAAATTACCCGGAAGTTGAAACCGCACCGTTACCACGATCACAAGAACTTAGTGGAGGGATTTCTTTCCAGTTTGCCCTTTACCCTAACCACCGCTCAGCAACGGACCTGGGAAGAAATCAAAGCCGACATGGATGCCCCCTGGCCCATGAACCGGTTGTTGCAGGGAGACGTGGGAGCGGGCAAAACGGTGGTCAGCACCCTGGCCCTGCTCCGGGCAGTGGGCAGTGGACTGCAGGGAACACTAATGGTACCCACGGAAATCCTGGCGGAACAGCATCACCTTACTCTCTCCCGGAGCCTGGCTTCCCTGGGAATAAAAGTTGGCCTGCTTTCAGGGAGCTTGAGAAAGAAGGAGAGGGAGAGACTGTTATCCGGTCTTGCCTCCGGGGAGGTACCTCTGGTGGTGGGTACTCATGCCTTAATTCAAGAAGAAGTGCAGTTTAAGTCACTGGCCCTGGTGGTTATAGACGAGCAGCACCGCTTTGGGGTGCGTCAGAGGGCTATTTTACAATATAAAGGACATTGTCCGGACGTGCTGGTCATGACGGCCACACCCATTCCCCGCACCCTGGCCCTTACCCTCTATGGGGATCTGGAGGTAAGCACCATTTCCGAACTGCCTCCCGGGAGGCGGCCGGTACAAACTTATGCCCTTCCTTCTTCTCGCCTGCCGGATGTTTATGGCCTGGTGCGGCGGGAAGTGGAAAAGGGACACCAGGCTTATGTGGTTTGTCCCCTGGTGGAGGAATCAGAAAAAATTGATGTGCGGGCCGCCGTGGAGTTGATGGAGGAACTTTCCCGGGGCCCCCTGGCCGGGTGCCGGCTGGGTTTGCTCCACGGTCGCTTGAAACCGGTGGAGAAAGAAGATGTGATGGAGGCCTTTCGTACGGGCCGGATCCAGGTACTGGTAACTACCACCGTGGTGGAGGTTGGTGTGGATGTACCCAACGCCACGGTAATGGTAATTCTGGATGCCGAGCGTTTCGGGTTGGCCCAGTTACACCAGCTGCGGGGGCGGGTGGGGCGGGGGAAAGCCCAATCATACTGTGTTCTGGTTTCCGACAGCACAACCGAAGAAGCCCGCTTCAGGCTACAGGCGATGACCTCCACCACCGACGGCTTTGCCCTGGCGGAAAAAGATTTGCAGTTAAGGGGGCCGGGGGAATTTACGGGCACCAGGCAATCGGGGCTGCCTGAGTTTAAAATAGCCGACCTGGTCCGGGACTGGCGCGCTCTACAGCTTGCCCGGCAGGAAGCGGTTGCTTTAATAAGAAAAGATCCCGAGTTAAAAGCGCCCGAACACCGCTCCCTGGCCCGGGAGTTGCGCTTGAGGTTTGGTGGGAAGGCGGGATACCTGGATATCGGTTAA
- a CDS encoding riboflavin synthase — protein MFTGLVEEIGVLCRITRGKDSARLTIEAPKIAGDLQLGDSVAVNGVCLTVVAFDRSSFTADVMAETLARTNLDHLEPGDRVNLERALRVGDRLGGHLVTGHIDGVGRILRRQEHDIAILLTIGAAPEVLRYIVKKGSVAVDGTSLTVVEVGEGDFLVSLIPHTARHTILGNKKTGDLVNLETDIIGKYVERFLALPGQERDQRKKSGISLDFLAEHGFISR, from the coding sequence ATGTTTACCGGGCTGGTAGAAGAAATAGGTGTTTTGTGCCGTATAACCCGGGGAAAGGATTCCGCCCGGTTGACCATAGAGGCCCCCAAAATTGCCGGTGATTTGCAGTTAGGGGACAGTGTAGCCGTAAACGGTGTATGCCTGACGGTGGTGGCCTTTGACCGTTCTTCTTTTACGGCAGACGTGATGGCCGAAACCCTGGCCAGAACCAATCTTGACCATTTAGAGCCAGGAGACCGGGTCAACCTGGAACGTGCTTTGCGCGTAGGGGATCGCCTGGGTGGTCATCTGGTTACGGGGCATATTGACGGCGTAGGCCGAATTTTACGTCGCCAGGAACATGATATAGCTATTTTGCTTACCATCGGAGCCGCACCTGAAGTGCTGCGTTATATAGTGAAAAAGGGTTCGGTGGCTGTTGACGGTACCAGTCTGACGGTGGTGGAGGTGGGTGAGGGGGATTTTTTAGTGTCCCTGATTCCCCACACTGCCCGTCACACCATCCTGGGCAATAAAAAAACGGGGGACCTGGTGAACCTGGAAACGGATATTATCGGGAAGTATGTAGAAAGGTTCCTGGCCCTCCCCGGCCAGGAACGGGATCAACGTAAAAAATCAGGCATTTCGCTGGATTTTCTTGCCGAGCACGGCTTTATATCAAGGTAG
- the ribH gene encoding 6,7-dimethyl-8-ribityllumazine synthase: MPKVYEGHLVGQGLRFGLVVGRFNEFITNKLLTGALDALHRHGVADQDIEIAWVPGAFEIPVVARRMVAMQRFDAVICLGAVIRGATPHFDYVAAEVAKGVAKVGLDTGVPTIFGIITADTLEQAIERAGTKAGNKGWDAAVGAIEMANLMRSLG; encoded by the coding sequence ATGCCGAAGGTATACGAAGGACATCTGGTTGGTCAGGGGTTGCGCTTTGGTCTGGTGGTGGGTCGTTTTAACGAGTTTATTACCAACAAGCTGTTGACGGGGGCCCTGGATGCCCTGCACCGGCATGGTGTTGCCGATCAGGATATTGAGATTGCCTGGGTGCCCGGGGCCTTTGAAATTCCCGTGGTGGCCCGGCGCATGGTGGCCATGCAGCGCTTTGATGCGGTAATTTGCCTGGGAGCGGTGATCCGCGGGGCCACGCCCCATTTCGATTATGTGGCCGCCGAGGTGGCCAAGGGCGTGGCCAAAGTGGGGCTGGATACCGGGGTGCCGACAATTTTTGGCATCATAACTGCCGATACCCTGGAGCAGGCCATTGAACGGGCGGGAACCAAGGCCGGCAACAAGGGTTGGGATGCGGCGGTAGGAGCCATTGAAATGGCCAATCTCATGCGTAGCCTTGGCTAG
- a CDS encoding alpha/beta-type small acid-soluble spore protein encodes MALGQKRNKLILPQAAAAMEQFKWETAAELGIQVPQSGYMGDLPSRVNGAIGGNMVRKMIAAYEQSLASGTQPPTPQVTNARTTP; translated from the coding sequence ATGGCGTTAGGGCAAAAGCGGAATAAGTTGATTCTTCCCCAGGCCGCCGCGGCCATGGAACAGTTCAAGTGGGAAACCGCTGCCGAGCTGGGCATCCAGGTTCCCCAGAGCGGTTACATGGGTGACCTGCCTTCCCGGGTGAACGGAGCCATTGGCGGTAACATGGTCCGGAAGATGATCGCCGCCTATGAGCAAAGCCTGGCCAGCGGTACCCAGCCTCCGACTCCTCAAGTAACCAACGCTCGCACCACTCCTTAA
- a CDS encoding acetate--CoA ligase, with the protein MAEKMGTGMVPPQVKAFTDWAAEDPEGFWAEAAHKAAHDIHWFKKWDKVFTWNYPTFQWFSGGLTNICYNCVDYKVKRGKAGRAAFVAESGETGEVRVVTYGQLLSLVKQYAAALRGLGVKKGDRVAIYMPTGIESVTAMLACARIGAIHVVIFAGFSAGAVADRLQITGARYLLTQDESLRRGKPVPLKKIIDDALATCPEDLIAKVVVLQKNKEQAPPMKAGRDILWDEFLALGEGHSSEVELMEANEPLFLLPTSGTTAKPKVTVQKHGGYQIYIYSMAKWIYALQEDDVWFCTSDIGWIVGHSYNVYGPLLVGATSVLYEGTPDYPRPDMWWDIVERNKVTAIWTSPTGVRGLMRLGIEHAKKHDLSSVKRVFCAGEVLNPAAWSWLQEQVFENKIPVMDHMWQTETSGPIFANPYGLGMIPIKPGSAGIPVPGIIAEIVDDKEGKPTAPGEKGIVTILRPFPGLTSTLWNNEEGYQKEYWERLPFTQGRYYCGDAASFDEDGYIWFAGRSDEVIKIAAHRIGTIEIENALISHPAVVEAGVSGVPDELKGEVACAFVVLKQGYQPSEEMKKDLIAHVRNTMGPIVIIRDIQFVSSLPKTRSGKIMRRVMKSLWVGRELGDLSTIEEEASVDEIREAIKKMQQS; encoded by the coding sequence ATGGCTGAAAAAATGGGTACCGGGATGGTTCCCCCGCAGGTAAAAGCTTTCACTGACTGGGCGGCCGAGGACCCGGAAGGTTTTTGGGCGGAAGCTGCCCATAAAGCGGCCCACGATATTCACTGGTTTAAAAAGTGGGATAAAGTATTTACCTGGAATTATCCCACCTTCCAGTGGTTTTCCGGAGGCCTGACCAATATTTGCTATAACTGCGTGGACTACAAAGTTAAAAGAGGGAAGGCGGGCCGGGCGGCATTTGTTGCCGAATCGGGAGAAACCGGTGAGGTAAGGGTGGTAACCTACGGCCAGCTCCTTTCGCTGGTAAAACAATATGCAGCTGCATTAAGGGGTTTAGGTGTAAAAAAGGGGGACCGGGTGGCCATCTACATGCCCACGGGCATTGAATCCGTTACCGCCATGCTGGCCTGCGCCCGTATTGGAGCCATCCACGTGGTCATTTTTGCCGGTTTTTCCGCCGGGGCGGTGGCGGATCGCCTGCAGATTACCGGTGCCAGGTACCTCCTTACCCAGGACGAAAGCCTGCGGCGGGGTAAACCAGTACCCTTAAAGAAAATAATTGACGATGCTCTGGCTACATGCCCGGAGGATCTAATTGCCAAAGTAGTGGTTTTACAGAAAAATAAAGAGCAAGCACCGCCAATGAAAGCCGGACGGGACATTCTCTGGGACGAGTTCCTGGCCCTGGGCGAAGGGCATAGTTCAGAAGTGGAACTCATGGAAGCAAACGAACCCCTCTTCCTCCTGCCCACTTCCGGCACCACGGCCAAGCCTAAAGTCACCGTGCAAAAACACGGCGGCTACCAGATTTACATCTACTCCATGGCCAAGTGGATTTACGCCTTACAGGAAGACGACGTGTGGTTCTGCACTTCAGACATCGGCTGGATTGTGGGGCACAGTTACAACGTTTACGGCCCCCTCCTGGTCGGAGCCACCAGCGTCCTTTACGAAGGCACTCCCGACTACCCGAGACCGGACATGTGGTGGGATATCGTGGAGCGGAACAAGGTTACCGCCATATGGACATCCCCCACCGGTGTACGGGGCTTGATGAGACTGGGCATTGAGCACGCCAAAAAACACGATTTGTCCTCGGTCAAAAGAGTCTTCTGTGCCGGAGAAGTATTAAACCCTGCCGCCTGGAGCTGGCTGCAGGAACAGGTATTTGAAAACAAAATTCCCGTCATGGACCACATGTGGCAGACCGAAACATCCGGCCCCATCTTTGCCAACCCGTACGGTCTGGGTATGATTCCCATTAAACCCGGCTCCGCGGGCATTCCAGTACCCGGCATCATCGCTGAAATTGTGGATGACAAGGAAGGTAAGCCCACAGCTCCCGGCGAGAAGGGAATTGTCACCATCCTGAGGCCGTTCCCGGGACTAACCTCCACCCTGTGGAACAACGAGGAAGGCTACCAGAAGGAATACTGGGAGCGGCTACCCTTTACCCAGGGCAGGTATTACTGCGGGGACGCCGCTTCCTTTGATGAGGACGGGTACATCTGGTTTGCCGGTCGCTCCGACGAGGTAATCAAGATTGCCGCCCACAGAATTGGCACCATTGAAATTGAAAACGCCCTCATCTCCCACCCGGCAGTGGTTGAAGCGGGCGTTTCGGGAGTACCCGATGAACTGAAAGGTGAAGTGGCCTGCGCCTTTGTAGTGTTAAAGCAGGGTTACCAGCCCAGCGAAGAAATGAAAAAGGACTTAATTGCCCACGTACGCAACACCATGGGGCCAATTGTCATCATCAGGGACATTCAATTTGTGAGCTCCCTGCCCAAGACCCGCAGCGGTAAAATTATGCGCCGGGTGATGAAATCCCTGTGGGTCGGCAGGGAACTGGGCGACCTCTCGACCATTGAAGAAGAAGCCTCCGTCGACGAAATCCGCGAGGCCATCAAGAAAATGCAGCAGAGTTAA
- a CDS encoding bifunctional 3,4-dihydroxy-2-butanone-4-phosphate synthase/GTP cyclohydrolase II, translating to MEFRFNTVEEAIEDIRRGKMVVVVDDEDRENEGDVIMAAEKVTPEAVNFMATHARGLICMPITNERADELDLPLMVTHNTDKHGTAFTVSVDHKDTSTGISAYERAQTIKAILDPATRPEDLRRPGHIFPLRAREGGVLRRAGHTEAAVDLARLAGLYPAGVICEVMKEDGTMARVPELMAFCRQHGLKIITIADLIKYRRRTEKLVRRVDSAHLPTKYGDFTAVAYESLLDGKGHLALVKGDLSQVEAPLVRVHSECLTGDVLGSTRCDCGDQLARAMQMIAKEGVGVLLYMRQEGRGIGLLNKIRAYKLQDQGKDTVEANEALGFPPDLRDYGIGAQILADLGLKKIRLLTNNPRKIAGLEGYGLEVVARIPIEVCPSKYNRFYLATKRKKLGHLLNITDEVS from the coding sequence ATGGAATTTCGTTTTAACACCGTAGAAGAAGCCATCGAGGATATTCGCCGGGGCAAAATGGTGGTGGTTGTGGATGATGAGGACCGGGAAAATGAAGGGGATGTGATCATGGCGGCAGAAAAGGTCACTCCCGAGGCGGTTAACTTTATGGCTACCCATGCCCGGGGGCTGATCTGCATGCCCATAACCAATGAGCGGGCAGACGAACTGGATCTGCCCCTTATGGTCACCCATAACACCGACAAACACGGTACCGCTTTTACCGTGTCCGTGGATCATAAAGATACCAGCACAGGTATTTCGGCCTACGAGCGGGCGCAGACCATCAAAGCCATTTTAGATCCGGCTACCCGCCCCGAAGATTTGCGCCGCCCGGGACATATTTTCCCCTTGCGTGCCCGGGAGGGAGGGGTGCTGCGCCGGGCCGGACATACCGAGGCAGCGGTAGATCTGGCCCGCCTAGCCGGCCTTTACCCGGCAGGGGTAATTTGTGAAGTTATGAAAGAAGATGGTACCATGGCCCGGGTACCAGAGTTAATGGCCTTTTGCCGGCAACACGGTCTAAAAATCATTACCATTGCCGATTTAATCAAGTACCGGCGGCGGACGGAAAAACTGGTGCGCCGGGTGGATTCCGCCCATCTGCCCACCAAATATGGTGATTTTACTGCCGTGGCCTATGAGAGCCTGCTTGATGGCAAGGGCCATCTTGCCCTGGTCAAGGGGGATTTAAGCCAGGTGGAGGCCCCCCTGGTGCGGGTCCATTCCGAGTGCCTGACCGGCGATGTTCTGGGTTCTACCCGCTGCGATTGCGGGGATCAGCTTGCCCGGGCCATGCAAATGATTGCCAAGGAAGGAGTCGGGGTGCTCCTCTACATGCGGCAGGAAGGCCGGGGTATTGGCCTGTTAAACAAGATCCGGGCTTACAAGCTGCAGGATCAGGGCAAGGATACGGTGGAAGCCAACGAGGCTTTAGGCTTTCCGCCCGATTTGCGGGATTACGGGATTGGGGCTCAAATCCTGGCTGATCTGGGGCTCAAGAAAATTCGTTTGCTGACCAACAACCCCCGGAAAATTGCCGGTTTGGAGGGTTATGGCCTGGAAGTTGTGGCCCGGATACCCATTGAGGTATGTCCTAGCAAATACAACCGGTTTTACCTGGCGACGAAAAGAAAGAAACTGGGCCACCTGCTCAATATCACCGATGAGGTCAGCTAA
- a CDS encoding CBS and ACT domain-containing protein, which yields MFVRDYMSTSPISIHSGTPILEALNIMKKNKIRHLPVVDKGRLVGLITERDLLTVTPSPATTLSVFEMNYLLSKMVVKDVMKTKPITVGPGCTIEEAALIMREHKIGSLPVVEDDGLVGIITQTDILDALIRIFGLRKAGTRLVLEVSDRIGALADILAVVREHRINVIGVACREKENQRVQIMLRLSTVEPELLVQDLQKQGFEVKSVS from the coding sequence ATGTTTGTACGGGATTACATGAGTACTTCCCCCATCAGCATCCACTCGGGGACTCCCATTTTGGAAGCTCTAAACATTATGAAGAAAAATAAGATCAGGCATTTGCCGGTGGTGGACAAGGGCCGGTTGGTTGGACTGATTACCGAGCGGGACCTGCTTACTGTTACTCCCTCCCCCGCAACCACCCTCAGTGTTTTTGAAATGAATTACCTGCTTTCCAAAATGGTAGTAAAGGATGTCATGAAAACCAAACCCATTACCGTGGGGCCGGGCTGCACCATTGAAGAAGCGGCCTTGATTATGCGGGAGCATAAGATTGGCAGTCTGCCGGTAGTTGAGGATGACGGGTTGGTAGGCATTATTACCCAGACCGATATCCTGGACGCCCTGATCCGCATCTTTGGCCTGCGCAAAGCGGGGACCCGCCTGGTGCTTGAAGTTAGCGATCGTATTGGCGCCCTGGCCGATATCCTGGCCGTGGTCAGGGAGCACCGGATCAATGTCATTGGCGTGGCCTGCCGGGAAAAAGAAAATCAACGGGTACAAATTATGCTGCGCCTAAGCACGGTGGAGCCTGAACTCCTGGTGCAGGATTTACAAAAACAGGGCTTCGAAGTGAAATCTGTTAGTTAA
- the rpmB gene encoding 50S ribosomal protein L28, producing MARKCTVCGKGVVVGMQISHSHIRTKRTWQPNLQRVRALVNGTPRRILVCTRCLRSGKVQRAI from the coding sequence TTGGCCAGGAAATGTACTGTTTGCGGTAAAGGTGTGGTGGTTGGGATGCAGATAAGCCACTCCCACATCCGGACCAAAAGGACCTGGCAACCCAACTTACAGCGGGTAAGGGCTCTGGTCAACGGTACTCCCAGAAGGATCCTGGTGTGCACCCGCTGCCTGCGCAGCGGCAAGGTGCAAAGAGCTATCTAG
- a CDS encoding TrkA C-terminal domain-containing protein, translating into MESLGSHVLSRYATIAIDIATRIARGEYREGQKIFGRSTLAGKYNVSPETIRRALTLLQDTGIVQVSPGVGVVVKSQKAAEAFLAECGQRQVLRDMQERLHHLLRERDRINSEIEKLMNELLDYTFKMAGNLQRIEEIRVLPTSPLVGKSLAEAEFRAKTGSTILAIYRGGEEILSPQADTVIQSGDVLIVLAPPELKEQVYNLVNGTAAKQ; encoded by the coding sequence ATGGAATCTCTGGGCTCTCATGTTTTATCCCGTTACGCTACCATTGCCATCGACATAGCCACCCGCATCGCGCGGGGGGAATACCGTGAGGGGCAGAAAATTTTTGGCCGTTCTACCCTGGCCGGCAAGTACAACGTTTCGCCGGAAACCATCCGCCGGGCCTTAACCCTTTTGCAGGATACGGGGATTGTACAAGTCTCTCCGGGAGTAGGGGTGGTGGTTAAATCCCAGAAGGCGGCGGAGGCCTTTCTGGCTGAATGCGGCCAACGCCAGGTATTAAGAGATATGCAGGAACGGTTGCACCACTTGTTACGGGAAAGGGATCGGATTAACAGCGAAATTGAGAAGCTCATGAATGAACTGCTGGATTATACCTTTAAGATGGCCGGCAACCTGCAGCGGATAGAAGAAATCCGGGTACTGCCCACATCGCCCCTGGTGGGTAAATCCCTGGCCGAAGCGGAATTCCGGGCCAAAACAGGTTCAACCATCCTGGCCATTTACCGCGGAGGAGAGGAAATCCTCTCGCCCCAGGCCGACACGGTAATCCAGTCCGGCGATGTCCTGATTGTCCTGGCGCCGCCGGAATTGAAGGAACAGGTCTATAACCTGGTGAACGGTACGGCGGCCAAACAGTAA